The following is a genomic window from Xiphophorus couchianus chromosome 5, X_couchianus-1.0, whole genome shotgun sequence.
GTTTGGCTTTGCATTTCcctctttgcagtggaggacgGTTGTTCAGTTGGTTGTTCAGCACAGGCAGCTTCCAGTTAGCTTCATAGCGGCGAACTGGCGCGTTACAGTGTCGATCAACTTTAGCAATTGGGTAAATTTAAGAAGTTTGTCAAAGTCCACACCTGCAGGAAGCAACCGTTTCTCAATAGTTGAGGGTTCAAACCCTCAGTATGAAGCAAAGCATAAAaaaggggtgtccaaagtgcggctgCTTGTGGCCCTCTGGGGGATTTTGGGCGGTCCCCTGACCTGCAGCATAATTGGTTAAGGCAGACGGACACTTTTTCATCTGGATAAATAACATTAACAGAAAGTCTTTGCATTCATAGCAATTTAGGAGCAACTGCAATCACAATTATTGATTGCTATTCCTCAAAAGCTAGTcttacagagagagaaaaaatttaaaaaaatcaaccccgaataataataataaaaaaaagaaaatgaacccCAAAAATATAGAAACTATTGACCTGTCTTATACTAATGCAATCTTGCAAGAttggcaccagcagccctcatGATTCTGATGGGATAAGAgtgtaagaaaatgaatggatggatgagttaaaataagcttttatatcttgctgaaaagtaacttattagttttgtcttatttcaaatgaacagcgatttttgcactagaaactaaaccaaaaatacttggtaagattttgtggttttgtagAGTAAATTTTTGtagcaaaaagtttggacaacATTTGTGCAGGTTTTTACCAGGCAAGATAAAATCCTTCATGGAGTTGAAGAACCTGACACCTTTGTTTCTTGAAGATTCGTCTTTAACATCAATCGCTGACACGCTTTCTGCATTTTCCTCCAGATTGTGCAGcagtttctcctgtttttcttcttcgcCTCCATCTATCCCATCTTCTAAGCCCTTCTTGTGAAACAAGAGCGCATCAGTGTGAAGATGCTGTtcctttggttctggttctacagGTAGTTTCCCGTCAACTACGTCATCGGACACAAACTCCACAGGCTCCCTTACATCCAGTCCATGCGTCGGTTCATTATCAAACTCAGTGAAGCTACTGAGCAGCCGTGAGACTTCTTTATCGTCTCTGAACTCAGAAAGATCTTCTTGGCTGTTTTGAGTAAACCTGTTCACATAATGATCGTCCCTCTGGTCTGCTTGGTTCTGCTCCTCCGCTCTGTATGTGCCATATCCAGAGGTCATTGGGCTTTCTGCTGCACCATCAGTAGTTTTCCCATCATCACTATAATCACTTTCCTCTTCCAGAGTCCCCTCATTAAACAACTGCGGGCTTTTTAACTGCAGGCGTTCCTCCCCTGAACTCTCTGGAGGTGAATCCTCTGGATCGTTGACGGGTCTCATAATTTCCACGTCCTCCTCCTTGTCTTCCGCCTCTCCGTCTGACCAGAAAGAGGAGTAAAGGGAATCCTTCTCGTCATCGCTCTCTCTGTCCCACTGATCATTATACATTTTGTACATGGCGGCAGCACGCTTGGCTGAGGTGTGTGGGGTGAAGGATCAACAGAGGCAGGAGGTTGGAGGAAGGAGCTAAGAGGATTAGCTGAAATCCAGAGACCTTACACGCCTCTTCTCACAGCTGAAACAGCCCCAGCTGCTGGAGACTATTTGGTAGTATCTCTTGATTTGTTTATATTGATTTGTTAACCGATATTTACTCTactttgtgattgttttaatcaaataaaaataaattcatggaaaacacatcaaagtttgtggttgaaggTGGATGAATACTGGGTATATAAATTGGTCTACATTACCTGAGTCATCTGTGTAAATCGATTCAGAACAGATGAAAGACTTTCCTTTTCGTTTTCtgagaataaaaagtaaaaacaatgacatcagAAATCACATGGTCAGTGTTTCTGTAAAACCTCTGCAAACACCTAAGTGGTATAAATTATATTgattataatttacatttaattaaaaatttacatttcagggtttcccccacacctaaaaaaaagcaaataagttGGAAAGTTTGAGCTTTGCTCAGCTTAAACCCACCTTAAAACCTTTCTCTTTATTAATCGCCTCTGCTGGTGGTCTGAACAGGAAGTGTAGctgtcagacagcagagagTCCAGGGTGTCTTCGGTATCTGGCTCCTCCTGTAGCCTGTTAGGAGCATCAGCTGAGAAATGCAGCCTTGGACCCACAGACAGTGCAGCGTACGAGTCGCCACAGCTAAGTGACCATCCACTGTGTTCGCTCTTCGGTGTATTGGACAGCTGTGCATTTACAAAATTGAACAAGTCAACCAAATAACGTTAACTAGAGTGTTTTCTTGGCAGGAAAAAGCAATTACAAATCAatacatttatagtttttcttgAGACCTTATTTGTAAAAGTAGTATGGATGGATCAAAACATTCTTGAGAGAGGACTGGAGGACTATTTTGgttaggggtgcaccgattgttttctggctgatcagcaattaccgatctttaaaaatacttgacctgccgattccgattttgaccgataccaattttctttttgtctgaaatgttgctcaataatGCGaaaaagttgctgagttggcagcAGTGGGATGAcaattgttaactgcaaacatgcagacaagacctggtgggccggtcaaTCAGTCAAACATCTCTTacaggagagcagaagaggacagaggctgatttttagacctttactgaggtagataagatcgggGAATAAGATTGGGTTCACATAAACGCATTGGTCGAttaccgatctcccaaaattaaggaaatcagggcCAATAAATTGGCTGACCGATAAATGGGTGCACTCCTAATTTGGTACTGGTGACTATTTATTATTGAACGATAAACAAGCCTCCAGTCACTACGTAGCTGCAGGGCAAAAACTAATCAACAGGCTGCCTTTTCAACCCAGTAGAACTTTTATTGGTGTCGCAGGCACACCAGTGTAGAGAGCTGACGGAGGAGGAGAGATGAATAAGTTTGTGatagtgaaaagaaaaaatggcgGAGGTGACAGATGTAAGTAAAGCAAGTGATGGTAGCCAGCAACTACAAAGAACAGTGAAAAAATACAACTACATCTGGGTGTAGCTTCATATTATTTACCGTTGAGTCACGGCCCGTTTTTTCTTCATGTAGAAAAAATCCATCCCCTGATTTGTAATTGTATGACAGGTTGACTGTGGGGaagtaaagcaaaaattaaGGAAAACTCCGTTACCAGCATCATGAATAGGTGGGTTTAAATAACTGTGCCGCTCACCTTTTTCTTTAGTATAAGCAGGAAGACTTGACAGAGATGCTGCTGCCTGAGCATGTATGCTTATAGGTGTGGGAGAGGCCAGGTTTTTCCACTGCCCATGGCGTATCAGTTCATCAAGATCTGACAGGATGcatacaagaaaaataaaagatttgttttcttgttcaGCACATAAATATCTACAACTTCAAATTCTTCCAAGCAGAGACATATGGCTCATGAAGATGACCTTGCTTAAACTCCAGCAGCCTGTGTTTTGGTATGGTCTTATAGCCAAGTATAGCCAGTTGCTGTTGAATTTCTTCTTCTGAGAAGTCCAGGTTGTCCATAATGTTGTCAATTTTATGTTCTTGAGAGAGAAAGTAAACACACAAAAGCCTAATAttaaattttgttatttatttgtacatCTGGACCAGAAATTGTACAtaacttcatattttctgtctgtcaaatggtatcatttttaaatattaaatcagatgttttgaATCACTTAATCAGTGCTTACGCAgcctttttacaaaatactctTTATTATTGAGTAATTGCTTAAATGGCTACTACTTACCTGTTTAAAATGATGTTGAAGTAGTTTTACTCTTGAGTACTCTACCCATCTCTTCCTATAACAGTTTCCTTTTAAGCTCAAGCCATGTTTATTGGGTTTATATAGCCCATATTTCAGCCACACTTCTAATGTCAGGGTTAAACAAAGTGCTTTTTATATACGGGAGGGTAAAGAAATACACACGAAGTATGCTACCGTTAGCTTAGCACAAGTTAAGGTGATGTACAAGCAACTACGCCCTAATGGACATATGTAAACACCTCATGCCTAAAATTCATACACACTTTAGCATTATTGcttattatcaatattttaaagaatgtatgtttcaaaaaatatcaaaaatagcATTAAATGTATGGTTAAAATATAATGTGTAATCTGAAAACAAGTATTACCGTAACAAAGATTAAATGTCAGACTGAGCgctgtgtgtattttttcaAGAAGACTAACGTAATTTATCGTTtatgccatttttgttttgatttagcCTTTTAAGTTATTGGTCGGCGACAAGTAGATTTACTATAACATAGGCTGATGCCATTGTgttgttgaaaataataaatttgacCTACCTCCGcgaaaatttgtttaaaagttcGACACCATAAAAAGTAAGACAGCggttaactgaaaaaaaaaaacaaccttcggCATAATGGTCGCTTGTGTGTAAAAATCAAGCTCTTTAACAAGGTTGCTGCCTAAAAACTCAGCAACATCAGCTAATAAACGGTGCCGTTTAAAAGCGTACACACACAAGCACCAGGACAACAGCCGTTAACGAGCTTTGAAAATAACGCCATCTTCTTCTTCCTCGTCCTCTCTAATGCTTTTCGGTAACTACCGCCACCCACTGGTCAAGAGCCTGTAAGATCACGCCACATTTTACTTGTTCGGGCATACTGTTGAGATACTAGAGCGTACGGACTGCCTAAAATGTTCTTGTGACAAATTCCTTAATCTCCCAACTGATACTAGCACGTTTGATGAGTTGGGCGCCTAACTctgttttttctccattttgaaGCCTCCACAGACCCCGTTCTCTGCCGCTCCCTCCTCCACAGCTCGGAGGTTCACTTAGGGACCGTCAACAAATTTCCGAACCAAACTGAGAAGCAAAAGTAAATAGATGTCTTGCCTTGTGACCATCTGACACAAAAATGCTAATTCGTGTTATTACATGAGGCATACTCATTCTATTTAAtgtaaagtaatttaaaatattaaaaataattttcatattaaaaaatatttattttcttcattgaCTTCTCAAAAtcaatgtgaaattatttttactaaattggATAGATGAGGCACATTCATTATTCCATCTTAGgtttattctatattttataggtaattttatactttgaaaaatatgttttttcttcaatagcatACAAGTCACGTGACCtattgatttaaaatcaatgtGAATTTACTCTACTACTCTGGCCAGATGAGgtacagttattttttattccattttaggtcttttaaaaaatatcttacaGGTAATTTTATATGTAGAGAATAAGATTTTTCTTCAGTAGCTTCCACCTCATGTGACCTACTGActcaaaatcagtgtgaaattatGCTATTAGACTAGGTAGATGAGAAACACTTACTTTTATACCATTTTTGgtcttaatatattttttagcacttttttctgtctaaattaatgatttttcttcaatagATTAAGGGTCATATGATCTATTAACTCAAAATCAGTGTGAATTTGTTCTACTACACtggaaagacaaaacaaaaaaactaatcaattattATTGATAGACTGATACAAAACACTTCTTTTGTGATATGTATTTCAGCCATATTCGGTTTCTATCTGCTGGTTTAAAGTGAGCTATTTCTTCTTGTTGCCGTTCCATAAGATGAAGATCGACAAATTATCAACCAATTACGTTTTCCTGAAGCTAACAGATTAGTGTTTACAATCTgctgaaatgaacaaaattgaAATGTTTGCCTTGTAAGGAAGCttgatataaaaacaaattctgaatCACAACATGAAAAGTGAAGTGAACTAAATTTatagaaatttagaaaaatggataagtaaaaaaaaaagattgaatcAAACTTGACTTGTTTTGACTTGCATTTCAAAACAGCCTCCTTGTGAGTCCagaggttggtggaatcaactaactcattcgctctttggttacctagcaacttaCTCACtatctggttacctagcaacaacctgctgagtaactagcgcagcagcagtttaaagtttctaactgcttaaaaatagaaaaaaacaacgcAGTGGAgtgaaaaatgtggataaaacagaaaaggacacagcaccagtttggcagtattccagatatttaaaacaaaaatctgtttctccCTGTTATCGTTCTATAAATTGAAGATCGAATTATGTATGACAACTTAGTTTTACTGAAACTAACAAATTAGCGTTTGTGATCTATTAATTTATTACGGTAATAAAATTGAGCTGTTTGCTTTGTAAGGAAGTTTGATATGAGTGACTGCGCGTAAGGGTCACTGCGCGTAacggaaaccctgtaaattctagacactaacaggtaccatagaattgcacaaaaatccgtgaggggagtccctgctcgaaattccgtgaaagaagTGTACGGAGCCtggtgccagaagcccattaaaatgctgcctacattgttttaaactgtgtgattgtgagcgtgagtgggaataaaaatagcaacaggtattttgttccatataacacagtatgagtgtaacaggtaaaccttttatggatgcaaactcgactaaaacccacctgtttaggattgtatttgaaacgtaatcaattacaaatgtattgatggaacttgacttaatgtcgtgttttgattgttgattctatgttgcattgtgtttctgtgtttgacatgatgtaaagcactttgaaatgcctcgctgctgaaatgtgctatacaaataaaatttgatcgattgattgatttatatattcttttttctgAATCACAACATGGAAAGTGAAGAGAATTAAAATGTTAGAATTTTTGAAATATGGatatatgaagaaaaataaaggttgAATCAAACTAGACTAATTTTTCCTTCCTCATTTAGTTTCAAAATGGCCCCCTTGTGAGTCCAGGGGTGTATTCGCTCCTCCTTCAGCCCGCTGAGCCTCACCTTCTCAGGAACAGTCAGGACTTTCTCACTTCCTCCCTTCTAGCAGGCGGTGGGCTTTCAGTCGGGGGGGGGGAGCACCGGTAAATGGACTGACCGAAAGCCTCGTCTAATCTGGTAGAAAGGAGATTTTTTAGTATCTTCCTGGCTCTTTGGGAAAACCATGGCTGTCTTCAGGACCCATCAGGAGCCTCTGCTGGTGGTTCTACTGCAGATTGTGCTGATTTGCTCGGCTCAGGTGAGAGGCGTTTTTCATCACTGCTGCATGAAAATAGATAATGAACTTTTTGTGATTTCTCTAAGcaggatgttattttttttatttaccaagtCACTATATTTTGGTACCTAACTCGCCTTTAGCTGCTTACTAAAGGTTGAGTGTATTTTCTAGGACGTTTTTTTGTAATGTGATCCCGTTAGAAATTAACTTTAACTAATTTATATACATTTGAGGCTATAAGtcatggacttaaagttttatcacaatattttgtgttgatatTGTAATGATATTATGATATTTTTTAGATAACCTTTTGGTTCTGACTGCATGCCACAGCAATTATAACCCCCAAAACACAAATGCTGCTCTTGAAAatcattcccatttgtaatacGCTTCTTTAGGtcaccagtcacataaaataGTGTGATTCATGTTACTAAAATGCacacatattttcaaatttattgatattttcattGAAAAAGCAGTGGAGAAAGTAGTAAATATAATATTCCCAACAACATGGACAGTTTTGAGAGGGTTTAAACATCATTTCTGGAATTTGTTTGTGAcaagaataaatcaaaattcttttcATGATAAGatatttatcatgataaaaGATAAATGATATGATAATAAGCAATACTTCAGAACAGTTTGTATTGAACATCATCACTTCAACGGAACAAAATCTctagttaaaataaatgaaacttatTGAGGATGCTAACATTTTAtcactgacattttttatttaagcaacTGAGAtgtttatttagcattttaaaatatttatatcaaagAATGACCTAAAACGCCTCTTTATCCCAGCATGTTCAGCAGTGAGGTTTAGACagatactttgtttttgtagttgtttggtttttatcttGTTCTGCTGCTGTCTAAACCAGGAactaagaatttattttatcaaaaaaaaaatctgagttaaataaagattaaattaaatgaaaacaaaaatgaaaaccatgGTGCTACTTAGGCAGTTTAATGGGTCTAAAATGAAAGCCGGGTCGGGTTTCATGACCTTTCCTCTCAGATCAGCGGCACAATAAGTCTTTGTGTGATCATCCTGCACAGTACAGCAGCACTGCATGATTTaaggaggaaaaatgaaaatctgttttctatgtttgtttaaaagagGAGCCTGGTTGGTCCCAGAGGCCCCCCCGGACCACCAGGCATCGCTGGAGTACCTGGAGTCGACGGAATCGATGTGAGTGTTTATTTTATCCCTCAGTGAAGCCAAACATCAGCTGTTTCAGATTTACAACTTTTCTTACTatacattaaaacaactttCACTCATGTAAAAATGcttacttcttcttcttctgataAAAGGAGATaagaagagaagaggaaaacactctagtaaaatcaaataatacactgaaaaacagaGGATGGAACTCCAACTTAAATTTGTTACATATAATTgaattaagtttgtcaaacttaatttatttatgtttatttaacatgacaaacttacttggataaacttaatttgatacAAATTAACTGAATTTTATGAAGTTGGACcacctgttttcctttttcagtgTATAGTTATAATGTGGGACTATTTGAGGAAAGTCAAACAataactaagaaaaataataaaaagagatgAGGCAAAATAttctagtaaaataaaataatatggttaaaatctgacagaaaaatttatttttccgtCATGTCATTTGGATTTTTGAGACATTTATTCGGTCTTTATTTATACACAAAAGTTTTGCTTATAAATAGGAGGCAATGAAAAGAAGGAAaccaatataaataatttgtttggaGTTTTGTTTCCAAATGAAGGTAATTTTCAGTTGTTTGACTTCAATTTTGCTCTGACTGAGAAGAAAATCTTTCGTTTTTCATGACTTTTATCTAAgatacagtttaaaaacaacatcaatCAGCTGTTGGTGATCAGGAAATCTTAATTTAATTATTCCAAATatacttgatttattttgtttggggtttttctgcattatttgaatagtttttttcacCTAAACATAACAAATATCTCACAAATATCCATTTGAGAATGTTGTTAAAATCACatataaaatcataaacaaTGGGTTGAGTGGccaatttataaaacaaaacctctacatgtataattattgttttttgtgttaattaaaaaattttttcctgcatgttcaGGGTGAGAGAGGGGAAGATTCCACTGTAACTGGCCCAGTAGTGAGTGATTTTCTAATTCCTACATGTAGAGTTTCATAATGAACACAacattttaggatttatttattaaaatgcatcttAATGAGTTGAACATTCCTGTTTCCAGGGTCTTCCTGGAGATAATGGGAAAGATGGGTCTTCTGGAGCTCCAGGGCTTCCAGGAGCAgatgtaagtaaaaaaaacaaaaacacgtaATTGagaatgtatgtatttattaaatctgaattaaaaGGATGTTTTTGACATCTTGAAATCTGAAGTCGGAGAACTGGGGTTACCAGTGTCTGCTGGTATCTGAACTGTTTGGATTTTCCACCTGTGGGCAGAAAAGTTGAGAGAGGAAAAATGTCCCCCTGAATAAATCAGTGGGGCTATTTAGGGTTGGGTCTCACGTGGCTTCCTGACAGAAACAGGGGTCTTTTTGTCTGCACCTGAAAGGAGTTTTGGGGGGAAAGGCTGTTCAGAAATGGCTGACAGGAAAGACATGTGGAGTGGTAACAGGGAGTTTTCTGTCTGTCAAGAACGCCAGAGTGATATTACACCATGAAGGTTAAAGGTAGAGAACTAAGCTAGAGATCTAGAAGCaacacagtttatttttgccAACTGTTAGGATGGAGAAAAGCGTTTTGGTCGCCTTTAGATGGGTAGCTGCTATTTTATCACTCATGCATGGAGAACGGAAGTTCAGTGGAAGGcaaacattgcaaaaacacaaaatcttgcatttagtatttttgtctagattctagtgaaaatatcttagtccacttgaaataaaaccaaattaacTTACAACTAACTTCTCAGCAAGacatatgagcttgttttaagtaaataattccttaatatttgtgaaaaatgacaagttccactggcaaattatttcacttgaCACAGGGAAaggtcttgttataagtgaaacaatctgccaataCAAGTACTTTTGTATATAAATATTCAAGaactatttacttaaaactaGCTCCTACAtactgctgaaaagttacttgtaagttagatttgtcttatttcaagggtactaagatatttgcactagaaactaaaccaaaaatactttataagattttgtgtttttgcagggaaGGGTAAAAAAAGACACCAGATTTTTCCCAAAACATAATTCAAAGAAAGAATGCAAACAATGTTTGACTGAAGAATGAGGTAATCTGatacatatattttacttaatgtgtttgtattttcgtagatttatttttgttaaatttagtaTATCCTGTTTGGTAGAATCACCTTTTAAACTGTATGAGTTGGGTCAgacattttgctgaaatgtcTGACATTTTGCTGAACTTTTGGCCCATTCTTCCTGACAGAACTGTTAGAATCTGCTTTAATCAGTATTTCCACATAATCCACTTATGTCTccacatgatgctgccacccatTCACATATTTCACAGTTGTGATGGTGTTGTACTTCAAATATAACGATGTGTATCACAGCCAGACACTTTATTCTTAActtcatcagaccacatgacacGTTTTAATGTCTCTGACCCTGAGTGCATTTGTAGAGTGTGATCTGGCTAATCATGGTGCATTTGGAGTAATTGTTTAGCTCTTTCACCAGATTCAGAAAGCATCTTAATTTATTCACaggtttatttacatctttatATAACAATAAGAGTGGATGTGTCACCGTCAGGCATCTGGAAATTGTACAAATATAGATGCATTAGACCTTCAGTTggagctaactagctagctagctagttagctcgctagttagctagctagaCAGATAggattttaatgaaatgtgtGTTGTCTGCAGGGACCTGTGGGACCCCCGGGAGATCCAGGCCCTTTGGGCCCAAAAGGCTCAAAAGTAAGTTTGTCATATTTACAGCATCAATAAGAACTTTTCAGAGGATTTTCAGCAGCTGTGGCTGTAAAAATTGGACGTCGCCACACTGATCACTGATTTCTAGTAACTTCTGTGGCtctgaaaatgacaaacacagacaaagtttctgctcttttttgGTTTTAGGGGGAACCTGGAGCTCGGGGACCTGCTGGAGAACCTGTAagtaaacattttcagcatttctgttttatatccACACTCTGTTTCAAAGAGATAATCTCCGAGATTATTATAACATACTAGAATATTATAATCTCCTAGTTGTTCCACCTAACCTTGCAGTAAACTGTAGCGTTGCTGCAGAGATTATTACTGCTCCAGTTTGCCTTTGTCTGATTGTATCTTCTGGGTTATTCCAGATTAAAACATCCTAATCTCTGATTTGTCATTCACAGGGAGTAGGACTTGATGGGACTGATGTGAGTAAAGAAGAAGTTACAGACACGTTTCATGGTTATGCTTTGTTATTGTAAAACAAAGCTCTTTGTTCTAgggaaatagaaaaaagaagaaaataattcatagtTTAAAGggaaacttattttattttgtctatcaaacacaaaaccttattCTGTGAGTAATACAAAAATATCCACATCAAAGTAAAATCAGattgaactttttcagtttttgtctgaCTCTGGAAAAGGcaatttattattgttttttatgaagCAAACATCAAGAATCTGATGTTTGGTACCATTTTTGAGAACACATTACAGTTTTTGCTGGTTCTGCTACAGGGTATTCCTGGCACGGATGGGCTACCAGGTGAACTGGGAAAAGTAGGACCGCCTGTGAGTAAACAACACCTAGTAGAAACTTAAAGTAGTCAACTGAAatggaaacttaaaaaaaaaaaataagaatatacttttttttttttaaggaaataagATGACTGATgaaaatttctttttgtgtttcaggGAGCGAAAGGGAGGAGAGGTGCCGTTGGTCTGCCTGGTCCTCTTGGTCCTCGGGTAAACATCCGTCTACATCCGTCTGGTTCACTTTATAGACACGTTGCTTGCTATCGTTTACATCTGGAAATAATGCCGCGCTGCTGTATGGACCAGTatctttaacaaaatgaaaccaggACACATATGTATTACAAGTTTAGTGCAGTGCACGACaacagaaaagggaaaaatacGCTGAAAAACAGTTGAAGAATAACTGAATACCACTCatattcttctgttttcttgctCTCAGTGTCGGCTACGCTACACACAGactggttaccatagcaaccgaCAGACAGCAACAGCTCCACTAGTGTTTtgggattcaacaccaaaaaacacgcAAACATTCCCCACACAAAGAAAGGAACTTTCAATCCGTTacagttttatatttgtattttttcaggtttactgtttattttgagATTGTCAATAAGTGATTATTGCACTGCTATTAGCCAAATCTAACACTGCAGTGGTTGATTAACTAATTTAAACACCCGATCTACTGATAATCTGTCAGTGTGTgggttgctttttttaaaaactaaaccaaaacacaCTTTGACATCtattgtcaaagtcaagctggCATAACTGACTAACTTACCCATTTTTCCTTTActcactatttatttttattaaaactttttcttgacctgtgaaatgtgattCCATGAGTAAATGGAAAGTGTAGAGCACTTGAAGGCcacattttagagaaaaaaaagaaagaaagaaaacaaagtatttaCTTCTTaggacatttgtttttatctctaatAATATGCTATTTGACAATATTTCAAAGCaaatttttgtagaaaatgaatcTGTAAATCATTGCTGATCCAAAATGTTAGCAGTATCCTCCACAGTTTCTGGATTAAATGAAAGGTAAGTATTTTCTAAAACTATTTTGGGGTTCATTGTCCTTgttatttcttcatgtttcataacaaaagtccaaatcaatttaaaaatattttattatttgtagcaaaatgtaatcaaacattaattaaagaaaaatactttgtcttATACTTgagttaataaatgtttaagaaGATTTTATTGTCCgtaaaaaattatgatttaattgCGAATTTGCTCCATTTATA
Proteins encoded in this region:
- the hyls1 gene encoding hydrolethalus syndrome protein 1 isoform X1; translation: MDNLDFSEEEIQQQLAILGYKTIPKHRLLEFKQDLDELIRHGQWKNLASPTPISIHAQAAASLSSLPAYTKEKVNLSYNYKSGDGFFLHEEKTGRDSTLSNTPKSEHSGWSLSCGDSYAALSVGPRLHFSADAPNRLQEEPDTEDTLDSLLSDSYTSCSDHQQRRLIKRKVLRKRKGKSFICSESIYTDDSDVSSCLEERMAELDLISDRKDYDADENDSQGSESEAVDFTALKSYIDVVTQSDREVRPKPKSFIRPVMCQRAFKKNDPVTRYFQYKEMWDAFQVPGDNVRKALRWEIKEKLSYQPLPKPRRVYVPNTYMVPTQKKRSELRWTIRNDLANRRLPQKFNSQF
- the hyls1 gene encoding hydrolethalus syndrome protein 1 isoform X2 encodes the protein MDNLDFSEEEIQQQLAILGYKTIPKHRLLEFKQDLDELIRHGQWKNLASPTPISIHAQAAASLSSLPAYTKEKVNLSYNYKSGDGFFLHEEKTGRDSTLSNTPKSEHSGWSLSCGDSYAALSVGPRLHFSADAPNRLQEEPDTEDTLDSLLSDSYTSCSDHQQRRLIKRKVLRKRKGKSFICSESIYTDDSDVSSCLEERMAELDLISDRKDYDADENDSQGSESEAVDFTALKSYIDVVTQSDREVRPKPKSFIRPVMCQRAFKKNDPVTRYFQYKEMWDAFQVPGDNVRKALRWEIKEKLSYQPLPVYFKSSRMTDLTQCCLF